One Sulfuriferula thiophila DNA window includes the following coding sequences:
- a CDS encoding VOC family protein: MSLIVSIHHVTLLVADLPRARDFYEGRLGLEINPARPVMSFEGVWYDIGAAQIHLMRLPNPDAGLERPAHGGRDRHVAFLINDIVELQARLTRADIPFTLSQSGRRALFCRDPDDNALEFISV; this comes from the coding sequence ATGAGTTTAATTGTTTCGATCCATCATGTGACGCTGCTGGTGGCTGATTTACCGCGTGCCCGCGATTTCTATGAAGGTCGGCTAGGTCTGGAGATTAATCCGGCACGGCCCGTCATGTCATTTGAGGGGGTATGGTATGACATCGGTGCAGCGCAAATTCATCTGATGCGTCTGCCGAATCCGGATGCCGGACTGGAACGCCCGGCGCATGGTGGGCGTGATCGTCATGTGGCGTTTCTGATCAACGATATTGTTGAACTGCAGGCGCGCTTAACCCGGGCTGACATTCCGTTTACGTTGAGTCAGTCGGGACGCAGGGCTTTATTTTGCCGTGATCCCGATGACAACGCGCTCGAGTTTATATCTGTGTAA
- a CDS encoding DMT family transporter — MMRSDNKNAVLPIFALLMSATLWGAIWFPYRWLHEMGVSGLMSTFITYGIALIIGLPFYYRHLRSVVNAKWLWLAMLLSSGWTNTGYVVAVIDGEIMRVLLLFYLAPLWTILFSRWLLGEQLGRLGYFIIVVALSGAMIMLWQADGRLPLPANSAEWLGLSVGMSFAFTNVLVKKADTISVEAKSIAIWIGGTLAPLPLLLMQPTAFSALSGFSPVVWGALLLIALAMIAVTLSIQYGLMHVAANRAIVILLFELVVAAITSYWLAGESLSGREWLGAAMIMVASLFSGHLEQKVAK; from the coding sequence ATGATGCGGTCAGATAACAAAAACGCAGTTCTGCCGATATTCGCGCTGTTAATGAGCGCTACTTTATGGGGCGCAATCTGGTTTCCTTATCGTTGGTTGCATGAGATGGGTGTGTCGGGGTTGATGTCGACATTCATCACCTACGGCATCGCGCTTATCATCGGATTGCCATTCTATTACAGACACTTGCGCAGTGTTGTTAATGCGAAATGGTTGTGGCTTGCGATGCTGCTGAGCTCGGGTTGGACCAATACCGGTTACGTTGTGGCGGTAATAGACGGCGAAATTATGCGGGTATTGCTGCTGTTTTATCTGGCACCGCTATGGACTATTTTATTTTCGCGCTGGTTGCTGGGAGAGCAATTGGGACGCCTGGGGTATTTTATTATCGTGGTGGCATTGTCCGGCGCGATGATCATGCTCTGGCAGGCAGATGGCCGTTTACCATTGCCAGCCAATAGTGCAGAGTGGCTGGGACTGTCCGTCGGCATGAGTTTTGCCTTTACCAATGTGCTGGTTAAGAAAGCGGACACGATCAGCGTAGAAGCGAAATCGATAGCCATCTGGATAGGCGGCACGCTGGCGCCGTTACCGTTGTTGCTGATGCAACCGACGGCGTTCAGCGCTTTAAGCGGTTTTTCACCGGTGGTGTGGGGCGCTTTGTTACTGATTGCGTTGGCGATGATAGCCGTAACCTTGAGCATACAATACGGGTTGATGCATGTTGCAGCGAACCGGGCTATCGTGATTTTATTATTTGAGCTGGTGGTGGCTGCCATTACTTCCTACTGGCTGGCGGGAGAGTCGCTTTCTGGTAGGGAATGGCTAGGGGCGGCTATGATCATGGTTGCCAGCCTGTTTTCCGGACATCTTGAGCAAAAGGTCGCAAAATGA